A portion of the Glycine max cultivar Williams 82 chromosome 10, Glycine_max_v4.0, whole genome shotgun sequence genome contains these proteins:
- the LOC100791944 gene encoding probable protein phosphatase 2C 5 isoform X1, whose protein sequence is MSRTELSNMKQPPVPLATLIGQELRNGKIEKPFVKYGQAGLAKKGEDYFLIKADCQRVPGDSSTLFSVFAIFDGHNGISAAIFAKESILSNVLSAIPQDISRDEWLQALPRALVVGFVKTDIEFQKKGETSGTTATFVLVDGWTVTVASVGDSRCILDTQGGVVSLLTVDHRLEENAEERERVTASGGEVGRLNVFGGNEVGPLRCWPGGLCLSRSIGDTDVGEFIVPIPHVKQVKLSNAGGRLIIASDGIWDALSSDMAAKSCRGVPAELAAKLVVKEALRSRGLKDDTTCLVVDIIPSDHPMLPAIPRKKRSVLTSLLFGKKSPNSTNKGNNKLSAVGVVEELFEEGSAMLTERLGKDFPSNSNPGIFRCAVCQADQPSVDSVSMNTGSFFPPVSKPWEGLFLCTNCQKKKDAMEGKRSTRPSETA, encoded by the exons atGAGCAGAACTGAATTATCTAATATGAAGCAACCTCCTGTTCCCCTGGCAACCCTGATTGGCCAGGAGTTACGGAATGGAAAAATCGAAAAGCCTTTTGTGAAGTATGGGCAGGCTGGCCTGgcaaagaaaggagaagattacTTTTTAATCAAAGCAGATTGCCAGAGAGTTCCAGGGGATTCATCAACACTGTTTTCTGTCTTTGCG ATCTTTGATGGGCACAATGGTATATCTGCTGCTATTTTTGCGAAGGAAAGCATACTAAGTAATGTTTTGAGTGCAATACCACAAGATATCAGTAGGGATGAGTGGCTTCAAGCTCTGCCTCGTGCTCTAGTTGTTGGTTTTGTAAAAACTGACATAGAGTTTCAGAAAAAAG GGGAAACTTCAGGAACAACAGCTACATTTGTTCTGGTTGATGGATGGACTGTTACTGTTGCATCTGTTGGGGATTCCCGTTGCATATTAGATACTCAAGGAGGTGTTGTTTCTCTCTTGACAGTTGATCACAGATTGGAAGAAAATGCAGAAGAGAGGGAACGCGTTACTGCCAGTGGTGGTGAAGTAGGAAGACTCAATGTATTTGGAGGCAATGAG GTAGGGCCTCTTCGCTGTTGGCCTGGTGGATTGTGCCTTTCTAGATCAATTGGTGACACAGACGTGGGAGAATTTATTGTCCCAATACCACATGTCAAGCAAGTGAAG CTATCAAATGCTGGTGGAAGACTTATTATAGCTTCTGATGGTATTTGGGATGCTTTATCTTCTGATATGGCTGCCAAGTCATGCCGGGGTGTACCTGCAGAGCTTGCTGCAAAGCTGGTGGTTAAG GAAGCTCTAAGGTCAAGAGGGCTGAAGGATGATACAACTTGCCTTGTTGTAGATATTATTCCTTCAGATCATCCTATGTTACCAGCAATTCCAAGAAAGAAACGTAGTGTGCTAACTTCCCTTCTCTTTGGAAAGAAATCTCCAAACTCTACAAACAAAGGCAACAATAAGCTTTCTGCTGTTGGTGTTGTGGAGGAATTATTTGAAGAGGGTTCTGCAATGCTTACAGAGAG gttaggcAAGGATTTTCCGTCTAATTCGAATCCTGGGATTTTCCGCTGTGCAGTTTGCCAAGCAGATCAGCCCTCTGTGGATAGTGTATCAATGAACACTGGGTCTTTTTTTCCCCCAGTATCTAAGCCATGGGAAGGTCTGTTCCTCTGCACAAACTgtcagaagaagaaagatgcCATGGAAGGAAAAAGGTCTACCAGGCCCTCAGAGACAGCATAA
- the LOC100791944 gene encoding probable protein phosphatase 2C 5 isoform X2, translated as MSRTELSNMKQPPVPLATLIGQELRNGKIEKPFVKYGQAGLAKKGEDYFLIKADCQRVPGDSSTLFSVFAIFDGHNGISAAIFAKESILSNVLSAIPQDISRDEWLQALPRALVVGFVKTDIEFQKKGETSGTTATFVLVDGWTVTVASVGDSRCILDTQGGVVSLLTVDHRLEENAEERERVTASGGEVGRLNVFGGNEVGPLRCWPGGLCLSRSIGDTDVGEFIVPIPHVKQVKLSNAGGRLIIASDGIWDALSSDMAAKSCRGVPAELAAKLVVKEALRSRGLKDDTTCLVVDIIPSDHPMLPAIPRKKRSVLTSLLFGKKSPNSTNKGNNKLSAVGVVEELFEEGSAMLTESLPSRSALCG; from the exons atGAGCAGAACTGAATTATCTAATATGAAGCAACCTCCTGTTCCCCTGGCAACCCTGATTGGCCAGGAGTTACGGAATGGAAAAATCGAAAAGCCTTTTGTGAAGTATGGGCAGGCTGGCCTGgcaaagaaaggagaagattacTTTTTAATCAAAGCAGATTGCCAGAGAGTTCCAGGGGATTCATCAACACTGTTTTCTGTCTTTGCG ATCTTTGATGGGCACAATGGTATATCTGCTGCTATTTTTGCGAAGGAAAGCATACTAAGTAATGTTTTGAGTGCAATACCACAAGATATCAGTAGGGATGAGTGGCTTCAAGCTCTGCCTCGTGCTCTAGTTGTTGGTTTTGTAAAAACTGACATAGAGTTTCAGAAAAAAG GGGAAACTTCAGGAACAACAGCTACATTTGTTCTGGTTGATGGATGGACTGTTACTGTTGCATCTGTTGGGGATTCCCGTTGCATATTAGATACTCAAGGAGGTGTTGTTTCTCTCTTGACAGTTGATCACAGATTGGAAGAAAATGCAGAAGAGAGGGAACGCGTTACTGCCAGTGGTGGTGAAGTAGGAAGACTCAATGTATTTGGAGGCAATGAG GTAGGGCCTCTTCGCTGTTGGCCTGGTGGATTGTGCCTTTCTAGATCAATTGGTGACACAGACGTGGGAGAATTTATTGTCCCAATACCACATGTCAAGCAAGTGAAG CTATCAAATGCTGGTGGAAGACTTATTATAGCTTCTGATGGTATTTGGGATGCTTTATCTTCTGATATGGCTGCCAAGTCATGCCGGGGTGTACCTGCAGAGCTTGCTGCAAAGCTGGTGGTTAAG GAAGCTCTAAGGTCAAGAGGGCTGAAGGATGATACAACTTGCCTTGTTGTAGATATTATTCCTTCAGATCATCCTATGTTACCAGCAATTCCAAGAAAGAAACGTAGTGTGCTAACTTCCCTTCTCTTTGGAAAGAAATCTCCAAACTCTACAAACAAAGGCAACAATAAGCTTTCTGCTGTTGGTGTTGTGGAGGAATTATTTGAAGAGGGTTCTGCAATGCTTACAGAGAG TTTGCCAAGCAGATCAGCCCTCTGTGGATAG
- the LOC100808197 gene encoding kinesin-like protein KIN-14G, giving the protein MAPELALPFSVVSVVEDVLQKHGSPLIDIDLASRKAEEASLRRNEAAAWLQKTVGGKDMPGEPTEEHFRIALRSGIVLCNALNNIQPGAVPKVVEAPNDSVIIPDGAALSAYQCFENVRNFLVTVEEMGLPTFEVSDLEQGGKSSRIVNCVLALKSYSEWKMGGKIGSWKYGGNPKPPAPSAKPIMWKSSEPFMRSLSRGFWLGDRDGLPSDNSPSSVLSEEGSIPSLNSLVREILCNKKQEEIPIVVESLLSNVMEEFEQRLLIQQETFKTTQEDKAPPEAEDSNVEAACDDEEHNGDEESIDQPLKQQKLFQQQNENVQELKMMVHQTKTGIQVLQHKYEEDIIYLSKHLLGLASAASGYQKIFEENRKLYNQLQDLKGNIRVYCRVRPSTSGQTNHHCPINNIDGGSMSLIIPSKNGKDGKKTFNFNKVFGPSSTQGEVFSDTQPLIRSVLDGYNVCIFAYGQTGSGKTHTMSGPDNYTEETVGVNYRALRDLFFLSEQRKDIIHYDISVQMLEIYNEQVRDLLTTDSAIKRLEIRNSSHNGINVPDANLVPVSSTSDVLNLMNLGQKNRAVSATAMNDRSSRSHSCLTVHVQGRELASGNSLRGCIHLVDLAGSERVDKSEVTGDRLKEAQHINKSLSALGDVIASLAQKQSHVPYRNSKLTQLLQDSLGGQAKTLMFVHVSPDAEAIGETISTLKFAERVSTVELGAARVNKDSSEVKELKEQIASLKAASARKDGELEHFQQYANSITETPKFKPDLTSFARSPSWSHGPPRPPSRDDPSSMEDKKKPTPKFMKRRSFDPRDICRKSPRWPHHERVNGKEDDKESISGDCVSKSTKKNDHILTTDDSLVGRQCETESKRSSSDSSPMLSPTILLDVPSKICMEVATTKSNDSDELELATSESSESDKSWQSHDSHARAPKATSFPNGLVSKTRKSTLRRQAENQETRSMIPSMSPTSTRRQTTVVSQLRKHPDAKRSGNAK; this is encoded by the exons ATGGCGCCAGAGCTTGCCTTGCCATTCTCTGTTGTATCTGTGGTCGAAGATGTTCTTCAAAAGCATGGAAGTCCTTTAATCGACATTGACTTGGCATCAAGGAAGGCTGAAGAAGCTT CCTTAAGAAGGAACGAAGCGGCCGCGTGGCTGCAAAAGACAGTTGGAGGGAAAGACATGCCAGGTGAGCCTACTGAAGAACATTTCAGGATTGCGTTGCGTAGTGGCATTGTCCTTTGCAATGCTCTTAACAATATTCAACCCGGAGCAGTGCCTAag GTAGTCGAAGCCCCCAACGACAGTGTTATTATTCCTGATGGGGCAGCTCTGTCTGCTTATCAATGCTTTGAAAATGTAAGGAATTTTCTAGTAACTGTGGAGGAAATGGGGCTTCCCACATTTGAAGTTTCTGATTTGGAACAG GGAGGGAAATCTTCGAGGATAGTGAATTGTGTTTTAGCACTTAAGTCTTACAGTGAATGGAAAATGGGAGGAAAAATTGGATCATGGAAATATGGTGGGAATCCAAAGCCACCTGCTCCCTCTGCAAAACCTATTATGTGGAAAAGCTCAGAACCATTCATGAGGTCTTTGTCAAGGGGTTTTTGGTTAGGCGATAGAGATGGTTTGCCGAGTGATAATTCTCCAAGCAGTGTTCTCAGTGAAGAG GGTTCTATTCCCTCCTTGAATTCACTAGTTCGCGAAATTTTATGTAATAAGAAGCAAGAAGAGATTCCCATT GTGGTGGAGTCTCTACTTAGCAATGTCATGGAGGAGTTTGAACAACGCTTGCTAATCCAACAAGAAACA TTCAAAACAACTCAAGAAGATAAGGCACCACCTGAAGCAGAGGATTCTAATGTGGAAGCTGCTTGTGATGATGAAGAG CACAATGGCGACGAAGAATCAATTGACCAGCCTTTGAAGCAGCAAAAGTTATTTCAGCAGCAAAATGAAAACGTTCAG GAATTGAAAATGATGGTTCATCAAACAAAAACAGGAATTCAGGTTCTGCAACATAAATACGAGGAGGATATCATCTATCTAA GTAAGCACCTGCTTGGCCTAGCTTCTGCGGCTTCAGGATATCAgaaaatttttgaagaaaaccGCAAGTTATATAATCAATTGCAAGACCTGAAAG GAAATATTAGGGTGTACTGCAGAGTTCGACCCTCAACAAGTGGTCAAACAAACCATCATTGCCCTATCAATAACATAGATGGAGGAAGTATGTCACTAATAATTCCTTCCAAAAATGGGAAAGATGGGAAGAAGACATTTAATTTCAACAAAGTGTTTGGTCCTTCTTCTACCCAAG GGGAGGTTTTCTCTGATACACAACCACTGATTCGTTCGGTTCTTGACGGCTACAATGTGTGTATATTTGCTTATGGCCAGACAGGATCAGGAAAAACACACACTATG TCTGGACCAGACAATTATACTGAGGAAACAGTAGGTGTCAACTACCGCGCACTGAGAgatcttttctttctctcagaGCAGAGGAAAGACATCATTCACTATGATATATCTGTTCAGATGCTAGAGATTTACAATGAACAAGTCAGAGACCTATTAACCACAGACAGTGCTATAAAAAG ATTAGAAATTCGCAACAGTTCCCATAATGGCATTAACGTGCCAGATGCAAACCTGGTTCCTGTTTCATCAACTTCCGATGTCTTGAATTTAATGAACTTGGGACAAAAGAATCGGGCAGTTAGTGCTACTGCCATGAATGATCGGAGTAGTCGTTCTCATAG CTGCTTGACAGTTCATGTTCAAGGAAGAGAGCTTGCATCAGGGAATAGTCTTCGTGGTTGTATCCACTTAGTTGACTTGGCAGGAAGTGAAAGGGTTGATAAATCTGAGGTCACAGGAGATAGGCTGAAGGAGGCTCAACATATTAACAAGTCACTTTCTGCTTTAGGAGATGTGATTGCTTCCCTTGCCCAAAAGCAATCACACGTTCCCTATAGGAACAGTAAACTTACTCAGCTGCTTCAAGATTCTCTTG GAGGCCAAGCAAAGACACTCATGTTTGTTCATGTTAGTCCGGATGCAGAAGCCATTGGAGAAACAATTAGCACATTGAAGTTTGCTGAAAGGGTCTCCACTGTTGAACTTGGTGCTGCACGAGTTAACAAAGATAGTTCAGAGGTCAAAGAGCTCAAAGAACAG ATCGCTAGTCTGAAGGCAGCCTCAGCCAGGAAAGATGGAGAATTGGAACACTTTCAACAGTATGCAAATAGCATTACTGAAACACCAAAGTTCAAACCTGATTTGACTTCCTTTGCACGGTCACCTAGTTGGTCGCATGGACCTCCTAGGCCACCAAGCAGAGATGATCCTAGTAGCATGGAG GACAAGAAAAAGCCTACACCCAAGTTCATGAAAAGGCGAAGCTTTGATCCCAGGGACATTTGTAGGAAATCACCCCGTTGGCCACATCATGAAAGGGTAAATGGAAAGGAGGATGATAAAGAATCGATTTCTGGGGATTGTGTGAGTAAGAGTACAAAAAAGAATGACCACATTTTAACTACTGATGATAGCCTCGTAGGACGACAGTGTGAAACAGAAAGCAAACGTTCATCTTCTGATTCTTCTCCAATGCTAAGTCCCACAATTCTTTTAGACGTCCCTTCAAAAATATGCATGGAGGTGGCCACCACAAAATCAAATGACTCTGATGAGCTTGAGTTAGCAACTAGTGAAAGTTCAGAATCAGACAAGAGTTGGCAATCACATGATTCACATGCACGTGCACCTAAAGCAACCTCTTTTCCCAACGGATTAGTGTCTAAAACAAGAAAATCAACTCTTAGACGACAAGCAGAAAACCAAGAAACCAG GAGTATGATCCCTTCAATGTCTCCTACATCAACAAGGAGACAAACCACCGTAGTTAGTCAGCTAAGAAAGCATCCAGATGCAAAGAGAAGTGGAAATGCCAAATGA